The stretch of DNA atctcaatcggttctattgttgaaaaattatgtttttttcaaaaaagtctgttttggaaaaaagagaaaaatttgattttttaacattcatgacttaaaaacgaaaaagatcacatctctgattttcggatatgttatgtaaaatatcctcagctttcaaaaaagaaacataaaaaaatatagtaccCTCTAGTCCAATGTCATGgaaacaactaaaaaaaatcaatgattacgaaaacaaagttCGAATTTATGGCAAACGTaatatttttgtaaaaagtAACTAAGACTaagtaattggctttaatttgatatatcgatcatctaaatcggtccagtagttcaaaagttaagaattttcgaaaaaaggcatttttggaaaaagtggaaatgggcaccctaataaaaaaaactaaaaaatacgggtctattattttgcgataaagaacaaaactactacaAAACTACTACTAAAAACTGGTTTAGCGTATTGTTACCCAGAATCTACTGTAACTTTGCAAATATTACAGCaagtaccgtcatccgggggcaaattgatcaccggggtgaaattgatcaaacgtattactgaatacaaacataaattttcagaggtattatgcaattttattttaaacttttttaatcTGACATGTTCAATAATCACCTGAAGGTAATTTTTGTCAATGGCTCTCAAGGAATCACTTATTAAGttgcataaaaaataatatttttctgaatagcattttcgtttccatttttaactaTTGTAAAAAAACCTATTTTCGacacatcaaaacaatatttatagacgctaaacatattaattcactactagccgatacttgatgagttgaataagtaaTCAAACACTTGTAATTACTATTAAAATAAGGagaaaaactattttacaaaaaagcaccacgaatgaccagaaccgaatcccatcatgcCACATATCGAACGActtggtttgtcaaaactagctcattggtgaccatCTCAATGGTTTTTggccacattaggataacccgaatggtctccggatgacctgcagaTCAGTGTTTTAATCGAGTTACGGAAAGGCATGACCACACCTTTAGGTGGATTCAATCAGGTTTTTGTATCCTAAAATccttgaattatcatttaaaTGACCGCAGGTAAAGAAATCTggagcaacatgtcaaaagggcctatcttctttgatcgattatcTTCATttacattctctttcattaataactcagcggaaaaaaagcattttctgATATGTTCGATGAGAAGGAGTGTGAAAGGGAACCTCGTTCATCAAACTACATGGCACAATTGGGgcaaaatctgtctgaaaggctgtggttatcgaaagagaaagtcgatgaagagaatcgatcaaagaagatagacccttttgacatgttgctctagaaataattgatttcctatacatttttgtgcacatgacactagaaaatcctgaaaaacagagattgatcaatttcaccccgaagctaCATTTTGAGATTCTccgctaaaaattttccaaatcaaCGCTTGAAGATTGTTTTGAACTAAACTTTCCATGACGTTTTGTTGCCTTAGCACCAATactgatttgaaaaataattgggtGTACATCTAAAAACAAActttcggaaatatttacatttttctgaaaataggATAAATTTGTACCCGGTTTACGGTACTTATGTTagcaaacacatttttttttgtccaatGTAGTTTTTGGTATTTTTCCCCTGCCAATAAATTTCCTCATTCGAAACACAACTATCGTTCTAAATATATCATTTTTGTGCTTATGGACTATAGAAACATAAATCAAACGTTCGCGACAAGCGCTGGGTTCGGGTGAACGACTTGAATGATTGCACTGAGCAGCAAATCTCTCTCGCACAAGGTGGACTCAGCAAAGCACCTTGTTTAGGATCACTGGGTTAAGGTCATATGCTGCCGACAAACGTGGTACTCGATCGACAAGTTAAAGCAGAATTTTTCTAGCGACGCTGCAAACACGCCTTCGTTTCGGGCGGTTTCCATAGCATGTCTCGGATAGCAATGTTCGTCCCACCTACAATGGTTTGAACTTGATGATTTGGCTGGTAGATAAtaattaattgaataataatgaaACCGGTATGAAATTCGGAATAGACTGCTTCTGCTAATTGCTATCAAATAAATATCATATTGGGTCGCTCAAAAAGTATCCGCGGTTTTGTTGCTGgtttaaatgattttttctgtattgaaaatcattttttctcaagTATACATTCGCCATTATTATCTACAATCAATCGACGTATACGAGAAACTTCATAATAATCCTATCCGTTTAGAACTTCAGTCTATCGGCGAAAAACTAGTGCCTCACTGATGGAAATTGGGTTAATCAAGTTTCTTTGCGTTTATCCATGTGGCTCTCAAACTACGAATTTCTTTGTGTAGCCGTCCTTTTTCGAATGATTCCAAACTTTCACATAGTTGATTCTCAGTAAAAAGACTTTCTCCCGACAACTTGCGTACCGGTTTTACTCGATCAGTTGTAGATTTTTATCTACTTTTTCAGTGACCAGAACGAGGACGATCTTAGACATCAAAGTGTTCAAATGTCACATGGCGTTGTAAAGAATATTTTAAAACCATGGATTGTGTAGTGTAAATTGCCAACGTGTCTTCATCTTAAATCTTTTTTTAATCATTATTCTGTCATTTGTAGGTGTCATTCATTCCAATTTTACTATAATAGTGATATAAATTCCTTTTCAAATTTGATTTGGTTTTTTGAACATCGTGAAAGTAGGTGAAGTCACGAGCAACCCTAACAAGCAAGTAACCTGTCCCAAGAGTACTAACAGCGTAGTCAAGAAATATTCACTCGGATTAGATATCATTTGATTATAACCTATTGAAAAACAACTGCAACTTCGGACCAATAAAACACACAGATACATTGtttgaaataaaaagtattGTTTTCTAACCAACAAAGACCAATTTTCTTTAGATATTTTGTAAACTCAttccataaaaaataatgaaacaacattttgcaacaattaactATCCTATAACGTAAACATCAATTTCTTCTCTTAAGCCGCAACTGAATACCAAAAGTTGGCCTGAGAATCATTTCCCCAACAAAAGATtcttcctgttcctgttccggGGGAAGGACTTGAAAATGTCGCAACACTTTACTGACCAGACTTTTTATTTCGGCCATCGCAAACTTCTGTCCTATACAATTGCGTGGTCCCGCACTGAATGGAATGTAGCGATACGGATTGTTTTTTTCCGCAGATGTTTCCACACTGAACCTCTCCGGTCGAAATTCGAGAGGATCCTCGAAATATTCGGGATCACGGCCCATGAAAAATGGCATTATAACGAGACTCGCTCCAGCTGGAAACATTTTTCCTTCTAAAAAAAGTAAATGCAAAATGTTACTGGGGTTAAGTGGCAAATCAAACGCAATACCGATCTCATTATTTTCTAGCATCTTCCTCCCGAAGAATGGAACCGAAGGATACAGACGAAGGGTCTCCTTGACTACTAAATCCAAGTAATGCAACTCATTCAACATAGAGAGTGTCACCGACTGTTGTAGATCATCGCCGATTATAGCGATAATTTCATCGTATACCTTCCGTTGAACATCTTGATGCTTTGCGAGCCTGTAAAGCAGGAAGCTAATGGCGGAGGTCGTAGTATCGTGTCCTTCAAACATAAATGTATCAACTTCCTCGCGAATTTCTACATCAGTCAGCGGTCGCCCATCGACCGTGGTCTGCAATAGCATGTCCAAGAACGCAATTTTCCTGCGGATTCCTACGTCATTCTCTTTATCCTGCACGAAGGAACCATTGACGAGCTCACGTCGTCTCGATTGGATAACGTTATTGGTGTGTCCATGAAGAATCCTGAGGGCTTCGTCTTGTCTTTTTTTGTACGGGGATACCTTGAACGGGATGTTGTATCGAGCCATGACGTCGTACGTGCGTACATGAATAATATACGTTATTCTGGAAAAGAAAATTGTGCATTATTTCGAACCAACTGGGAAAGCTGATACTTATACTCTTTGACAGCCTTAACGTAGTCAGAATCAGAGTTAGTCTGGGCGTACACTTTAGTTCCCATAGCAGActctataaaaatataatacacATTCAGTAAATTTCTATGTTAGCTAACGCTAATCTCTCACCACAAATTACATCCAGTGCACACAGCGTGACAAGTGGAAAAACATCAAAACTACGTCCACTGGCCGCTCTGGGTCCGAGTTGTTCGATGAAGATACTGCTTTGATGGTCGAAAATCTCCACGAACTGttccaaaattttgaaatggaACGTCGGCGTTATAATCTTTCGATGGGAGTGCCATTTCCGGTTGCTACTGGTGAGTAATCCTTCGCCCAGCCAGGGTCGGATAAAATCGTACTCGCCCGACTTTTCAATGTATTTTGGACTGCTAAGGATGGCCTGAGGAAGGAAGATGGGTTTATTAGGTGTCTAGTGTTTTGCATAAATCTTGTAACGTTTGTGAAGTATGCGGACGAAGGATTTCGTGATAATTTTGCTGACTATTCCTAACTCTAAATCCAGATTACACATTATAAATTCCAAACTACAGATTTCAAATATCTGATAATGATGCCAGATTTATTTCTATATGTGTATTACAGTTTCTAAGTTACGTCTTGAATTTTCTTAGATGCAAATCTCATATTAAAAGGTCATATTCAAATTCTAGGACCAAGATGTTTTTTATCACAGATTAAAGATGCGGTTTCTAGCTTCCTAAATGTTAAGCCCTGGTTCGAATTATTGATCCACATTCCATGATACACTAAAATCAAATTCTTAACTCAGATCTCAGATTCCAGATATTATATTCAGATTACTTATTGAGATTAAAGAATACAGTTTACAAATCATAAAATATTagtatataccgttctgaatcatttttcgaacactctgtaataataacttgaaatgcttaatgttctgatgatataactataaaattaatatcacaattgattctttagagtaaACCTTTAGTTATATCATGAGGGCATCAAGCAGTTCAATTTATtattacagagtgtccgaaatatgctTCGGAACAGTATTCAAGATTCACATTCACGATGTCATAACGGATTTCAAATTCCATCTTCGAAAATCTTTATGCCTTCACTATCGATCTAAGCTTCAGAAACCCCCTATCTAGAACTAGAATAAAGGTTGAAGTGAAGGTGTTATGAATTCAGATAACCATTGCAGTTGGCAAAGCCTGGCTCCAAATAGGGTTTTAGGTATGAGTCCCAGTTTCAGATTTCATTTACAGATTCTACATCCCATATTCCAAATCCAAACAATGGTCTCATTTACCAGTTACTGGTATCAAATTTAAAtcacaaatttctaattcatagttGGACAAACAAACTGCAATTTCCAACCTTCAAgtgttgaatgaatcaatagcaCAATTTCATCTGTATCTCCATTTGGaataaacaacaacaaaaaattgctGCACCAAAATGTTAGAGATAAGACTGAAGAGTACGGTCAGTTCTGCCAGAATCTTGAAACAATCGAACGGTAATGGGACAGTTTAACACAAACCAATAAGGGTTGGAACAATAAAAATCTGGTCAACTCAAATTTGACTTTTGACtttgagaccatgaaaactataaaaaaacaaatacaatcaataataacgaaaacatgattcaaACTTTCTGCagctgtagtattttttcaaaaaagacaagctaattggttttaatttgatatgtcgatcatctgaatcggtctagtagttcaaaagttatgaatttttgaaaaaagccatttttggcaaaaatgcgaaaaaatggaaaaaatggaatggattcggaccactctaaaatagaaatggtcaaaatacgggtctaatgttttgcgataaagaacaaaactaccacttttcacgaaaatctgagagccactatatcggtttggcatggaatggctgtttatgtaactacttttttttatttacaaaaaaaaatatatctaaatatctaaatatatgttttttatttatttaattattttttcatataaaatagaagtcatgtagaaaattttaaaaatgggtacaagatgattaaactatttttgacaaactttgtgtaacatcgaatttttatgaattttcggaacttcgaatttttgtttgttaacaatcatttttagccacaaattatgaatcctgatatgattaaaaataaaaaagttctttatcaatctccttcaaactgtagccattctcgacatatttgaaaaaaacatttctaatttattgtcttttttgattttatttttttgaaatttatatatgtatttttgattttttttaatttttttaatataaaaaagaagtaatttagaaaatttaaaaaatgggtacaggatggtaaaactgtttttgacgaactttgtggaacatcgaatttttatgaattctcgaaacttccaatttttgcatgttaacaaacatttttagccacaaattatgaattctgatgtgatttaaaacaaaaaagctctttatcaatctccttctatatgcagccattctcgagatatttaaaaaatatttctaatttattgtctttttgatAGTAAATagactcttttaatatgtttgtcgtgttatatcaccattttcatgaatttttatgaatttgcttataattttcaacaacttttccgaatacatcattatggtaaaatatatatatttaggagttacgttgaacaattttataattttttttctcagtgtatattttttttcacgtttgaatatcaatactctataactctttttaaGACACTATACCGGAAGGACTCATACTTTTTGAGATATTAATTACCAAATATTTCTctcactaaaatcgatacgcccttttaaaatattacacttgagtcaaaaaattaccaaatgcggtggaaaactcatatttcctccaacccaaacggaatacaaactttcgttcgaatcaaagatactcatgttttgttatttgtcgttttcatttggaattgctgtaaaatttatGACGATGTTCCAACGAAGATAGAATGACGGGCCGAGTTCCTGCAGAAAAGCTgctgagtgcatgagcacatcCTCCTCCCGaaaaaagtgataataagtGATAAACTTCAATTTCATCGTTTCATGTACTTCAACATGATACCGTTGAAAACAGTCTCTTTTAAACAAAAACACAGTTGAAAGATGGGATATTCATATCTGATAGTGCTGCATCGCAAtacaacaaataaaacaaattgtaaaaaaattgtattgccGATCATCTTTTGAATTTTCCTTCGAAATTCGAGATTACGTATTCTGCTTAGTCCATTATTTTAGAATATCAAAAGACTCACGATACTTTAATTGCTCAATCATGAACGTGTTTCATGAAACATTAATTAGACTGTGAGCTACGGATCTCGAAGGAAGATAATAAAATCCGAACAACGTGTCGAACCAAGGTTAATTGCATGTTGACTCATTAAAAAAAGTCGTAAACTCGCCTTTAACAATATCCCCATCTTTTGTACGCAGATTGGAGCAACTACGCATCGAAAAATTGAGAGTTATTTGCACTTATCCTCCATTTATCTTTCAAGcagtttttggatttttggagaTGACCGAATGGTATGTGCGCATCGAAAAATCGCATAACTTTACTTTGATTTCAAGTCACAGATTCACATTTTTATTCTTAAATCATTTGGTTTTATTCCATTTCACAGACAACAATTGGCGTTTTGCCATCatgcaattattttttttcattcaatatccGAAATGACGACGTCAAAAAACCTATAGTTATGTTTATAACTACATGTTTCTTCACACAAATTAATAGAAACCAAATCGATGGTCGTCGAAGTCCTTTTGTCACCCTGATTAGCTCGGGTACTGTTTCAACTATTCCAGCgacttgaaaatttaaatctgaCCAATTCGAATTTCTGTTGGttagttcaaaaaaaaagattgacgTGAATAATATAGCTTTTCCTTTCATCGAATGTTTTTCACTTTCCGTACTACCGTTACAGTCAATTCGGCTATTCTAATTACCGTACAGATAAAATTTTCCgttaattcaattttatatacatttatatttgtatatatttCTGTATATGACTTATTTGATACTCTATGCATGCTCCGTACCGTACGTTTAAGCTTTATAATCAAATACCGATCTTTTTTAatcttgatgaaaaaaattaataatatttCCCACCGATCCCTGCATAAGTAAAGAATTAATTCATTTCATACAATGACCTTCAAATGTAAATACGATGTAATTGTAGCGTTTCACACGATCGACCGGTTTGAAAATGCACATTTGTTATCATTTAATCTATAATGAGTGAGTGTTTCCATAGTCCAGAAACGGTAATTAGTGTTACATCAACAGCATACCTAAACTATAAATAAACCCAATCTGCGAAAAAATAACATACGCACTACGTTTTCATACGCATTTTGATTATCAATGCAATTGTAATTGTTTCAATGTCAGCGAACTAATCTTAATATGTCTCGGTCACTGATTCTGAAGCGAATCAACTGCGGTTCTGGTATACTAGAATAGAACTGAAAACAAAACAGTATGAACATTCACTTCAACAAACCCGTTTGCACATCGATCTTGCGTCGCGGTTTATTACTGGCCAAAACACAAGTGCCGCCTGTACGTCACTAGTTTTACTAGTGTACATTAAAAGTTCGTCGAGTTCATCCACACCTTTATACGTGGTTACCTTCCGCACATCCACAGCTCATGCACTACCATAAGGAAGATTTCATTACCTCGGCGACCTTGGCGTCCGTTATCACGATCAGGAGCTCCGGACCCAGCCATAGCCGGAAGCACTTTCCCGCTTGCTTGACCGTATCCTCAATGGCTCGAAAAAAGGCTGCGAAAAGAGAGACATGAAGATATTGAATTACAATTCACTCAATTCACTGTTAAAGCCGAATACGTTCGAAAAGCAcgggataataaaaaaaaacggtgcAATAAACCAAGCCCTCAATAAAAAGAATGCAATTACTCATCGTAGTCACTCAACAAGTAAGTGACTTTACAGTTTAGGatgttcgtttattttttttctgtggaaTAATTAACGATGATGAGGAACATATCAGATAGTGGAGGAACTGCTTGTTGACGATTGCGTCtaataaaatgtttttggaTGCAGTCTCGGGAATAATTTTCCTAATTGTACCCCGTTGGTTAACCGATAAACACTTGCAATAGAGTTGTAATGtaaataaaatatatgtatTACCTCTTGAAAACCAATGAAACTATTAATAGTGATCTGCTCTAAACACGaccaaaaaataactcaaagTTATTTTTCTTGACGATAATCCCCCCACACGCCACAAAGCAAAACCAACTAAGGAGCTAATCCATTGGAATCAACTGTCGCCTGGGGCTCATTCATCAGGCTTGGCTCATTCCGATTACCATTAGTTTTCCTCGATTGAACACGCACTCGCGGAGCAGCACTTCAATTcttacgaaaatgtcctaaaatagcTCGATGACTAGTTTTGctgaaaaataacgaatattttTTGCGTACTTTCAGATACGTCTTACTCACAAGAATTGGCTCTAACAGAATACTAATAATCTATGggaaggtgggggtaaaacggacatgttaagaagaagttcaattatatctttggaaactcatgtttcccaaaactttgatgcagtttcttgcaattcaatatactgttcttCTACCTAAATGGCCAACTATTTTACAAagtgtttttctatgtttttttttactgaaattaaaacagaccgagaAGTACAACAATTTTTTCGATGCGGATAATATGCACATTTTgggggggtaatatggacaggtttgtaatatatgaagcgtaaaggtttatcgatcgcgagaggaataattttattcaaccaaggtctgagctcatcacgaatgtccgttaaatgattcAAAAactgaattaatccacctagaaatggtatcgtgcttttcagcagtacaaacggacagaccctcaactcttttgcttttggttccagtcagcttctaaacagtcctcATTTGGTGATTTGATTAccgtttatagacgcagggcattcgtTAGAAATAGATTAAATAGACTTTTCACAGTTTATCTCCCACTGGCatctgtccgttttaccccaccagtacaattatttcaataatttaaattttccactcaaaaataaaattacttttccgtatacaggtcggactcgattatatacagtttgaaaaaaaatatttttttttatatttccaatatgacttatttcaagaaaaagtgcaacccttcagcgttaaggtgagcTATTACATCTACAGTGtgataaaaatcgtgatttttgaagaggTTGCtttaattttcaccaggaattgtttatatcaatattgcagccaaattaagaagtaTAGAAGATGGGTGTcatagaacaaattgtagagcggtagaagagcttcaatttaattgatagaaacaatcaagtttaatatattttttaggataaaattaataataacacattaaatattattaacttttaagtttttcacttccaaaatgttattagaatccactaatttagatgttccactactatatcctgtactaaatgttCTCATCTTGCAAGTGAAAGCAACACTATCGTCtaccgtagcgtacttttcaatgtagagccagtttgagacaacagaatccgaaaaaaaaaattcaagttctataactataactgtcattgttgaaattcgaacatttgcacagtaggattttttttcatcaaatatgatcgtctatcacctcctgagagaattcggagagaatctggataaatctattttttcatgtgagaaaggtgttttctgactttaaggggataaatcaaaaaccaaattattcttttttattcaaaatacgAATAATACATACATGAAAaacgaataagaaaaaaaaattttgactcgattatatacagtgaaaagaaatcgaagactgtatataatcgagtctgtactgtatacctaatatcgcttctctgttatattaatatatattgatattaaaccactcaaaatgcttaatatcaaagtagctaaaattacatccacacgcggaatcatgtatgatatCCGGCTTTTGctttccttttccacttttgatcagtattcattgtcatagggtggtttgaatattatagaacaacatgtagaaggtgttctcattgacggaaatctgaaattcaaaatgtaactgtataaaccaaccacctgtccatattacccccactgtccgtattacccgcggttcccctacatcTATTAGACACGCTCTAGTTGAGCTGCGCTATACTGCTCACGCAAATGGTTTTACTTATTTGCTTCTGAAGAAGAATTGTGCTTGTGAGACATCCGCAAATTACCAGGGAGATGTGGAAAATTGATAGCtacactttgaaaaaaaatgaaatgtttctaATGATTATGATCCTGGTCTACTATCACATATTCGGGATGTGGCATTGAGTAATCGAGAATAGATAGATCCAGATTCGAATCGGTGATTTGATCAAATTATTGaagcttcttcttgaatggcgttaacgttccctgtggaacttttgccgtctcaacgtatgcattaactagcgtcatttattaatactttagCTGAGATTTctaaagccaaataacacgccttgaatgtattccgaggggcaagctctagaatacgcgtgaccacatttctttgacgaaaaaatcccccggccagaacgggaatcgaacccggcatgataatgtgagacgctaaccactcggccacgggtgcaccattATTGAAGCTTAGATCCTTTAGAAATGGGACAGTGTCGGATGCGCTTATGTTTTGACGATTTCTATCAAAAAACTTTCCAAGAATGAAACAAAGGTaatttgcagtttgtttttaatattttcaattaacctgacgaagtttttttttgaacggattatattttgcaaactacttaattttttaaattatcttttttttttaatttgtatttatgtCCTCTCTATTATGTCCGTCATGATCCTGacgatgatggactattttatttttattttgttgttttatattatattagttaaaaaaaaataaaagtagtctacataagtttgagcgtcgcgcgcgtaacacagatataaaggatattaaattgaaagttttctaaatGCCGGTCTAGAAATATTTcgttaaggaaattttctcgatttctctggatgaggatattcatagtcaatctaatacaaggctggcggttgggcttgtgctctggtggaccactcggctgcaagggcctcgtcgggatcATATCGGCTCTGTTGCGGACATGAccgagtattggcttgtcatttgacattgcaatttttttttaacttatatctgtaaataaaatcagttcgttttttttttttttgcctaactgatttcaatgctgaaaaaaattactaaattttcttttagataactcgtcttgctcaaatctctgtaggggaaggaggcgggaccatcatcatcatcatcaataacATCATTTACCGGGAAACCCCTGATATAAATCATTAACCACTTGGATGCGAGCTTTAATTCGTATTATTATCAACTCTTACCACAAAGTGGACATCTTTAATCGTCGACGAAGCAGAAGTCTTCCGAGATTAAACAACCGGACACAATATTCAAACACCTGGAAAGTTGTTGTGTTGTGAGTGAGCTTGTTAgggaaataaaaatgtaagtcCAACGCACTATACGGAAAAATACCACATCTCTTAATATTCTCATTCCTCGGTTCCTAAGTTACATTTCATCGATGGTTCACAATTAAATTGGTGAATGAGAACAAAAATACTGACTAATACGCCAGCTTCCACAACTGAAAAAAACTCTATTTTTATTATGCGATTTTATTAAGTTGTccggatttttttataattcgtttatttttacaggctcagttacataagttttaagaCAAAACGGTGACATATtctcttcaggaaaaggaggagATATAAGGATATtctaacaatgttgatgattaaACTAAATTCTTAAAACTTATCTTTTatgtaatatgtatttacatttaaaCTTACTCAACTGTTTACAGCGAGGGAATCATTTACTCGCAAAAGAAGAAAAGGAGAAAACTTATGCCcccagaaatgttgtcctaaaggATTTTTGATACTTGAttccgttggaaagttacagcccaaagtatgaagtcacctcaagggatatagtatttctgtacgaattttcaaacgcgtttttctcgaaatcatgttttttcaactggtggtatcttaggatctactcgaccgatttggttgaattttttatcagtatgtaaaaatgaattatctaaagcgttacatagccgtttctTTATAacaaattttttcgattttttatgagcttctaaacagcgatttttcatgaaaaataactcaatttTATCAAAACTGTCCGCcatttttttcgaccttccagacatgCTACTCCCGAACACGAGTTATTTCtaga from Toxorhynchites rutilus septentrionalis strain SRP chromosome 3, ASM2978413v1, whole genome shotgun sequence encodes:
- the LOC129778710 gene encoding cytochrome P450 4d1-like; this encodes MILVFIVAIVAIGLGVFLFQKFSNVLYYGAKIGGPKGYPLIGNALLFINKTPPAFFRAIEDTVKQAGKCFRLWLGPELLIVITDAKVAEAILSSPKYIEKSGEYDFIRPWLGEGLLTSSNRKWHSHRKIITPTFHFKILEQFVEIFDHQSSIFIEQLGPRAASGRSFDVFPLVTLCALDVICESAMGTKVYAQTNSDSDYVKAVKEITYIIHVRTYDVMARYNIPFKVSPYKKRQDEALRILHGHTNNVIQSRRRELVNGSFVQDKENDVGIRRKIAFLDMLLQTTVDGRPLTDVEIREEVDTFMFEGHDTTTSAISFLLYRLAKHQDVQRKVYDEIIAIIGDDLQQSVTLSMLNELHYLDLVVKETLRLYPSVPFFGRKMLENNEIEGKMFPAGASLVIMPFFMGRDPEYFEDPLEFRPERFSVETSAEKNNPYRYIPFSAGPRNCIGQKFAMAEIKSLVSKVLRHFQVLPPEQEQEESFVGEMILRPTFGIQLRLKRRN